In Canis lupus dingo isolate Sandy chromosome 1, ASM325472v2, whole genome shotgun sequence, a single genomic region encodes these proteins:
- the FUZ gene encoding protein fuzzy homolog isoform X5, with the protein MGEEGTEGTVHLLCLAASSGVPLFCRSSRGGAPARQQLPFSVIGSLNGVHMFGQNLEVQLSSARTEDTTVVWKSFHDSITLIVLSSEEGTSELRLERLLQMVFGAMVLLVGLEELTNIRNVERLKKELRASYRLIDSFLGDSELIGDLTQCVDCVVPPEGSLLQEALAGFTEAVGTAFGCLVVSGRVVAATESWWRLGTPEAVLLPWLVGSLPPQAARDYPVYLPHGSPTVPHRLLTLTLLPGLELCLLCGPRPPLSQLDPQLLDRWWQPVLDLLRACVPLGPRTLPAGFPLHVDILGLLLLHLELKRCLFTVEPSGDQEPSPEQRRRLLRSFYTLVTATHFPPGQVRDGSLYHHSDTTDEETEAHLVSSREP; encoded by the exons ATGGGCGAAGAAGGGACGGAGGGCACCGTGCATCTACTTTGCCTCGCGGCCTCCAGCGGAGTCCCCTTGTTCTGCAGAAGCAGCCGCggcggcgcccccgcccgccaGCAG CTCCCGTTCTCTGTCATCGGTTCTCTCAATGGAGTCCACATGTTTGGGCAGAATCTCGAGGTGCAGCTGAGTTCTGCAAGGACGGAGGACACCACCGTGGTGTGGAAAAGCTTCCATGACAG CATCACCCTCATTGTTCTGTCATCTGAGGAGGGCACCTCGGAGCTGAGGCTGGAGAGACTACTCCAGATGGTGTTTGGGGCCATG GTTCTTCTTGTAGGACTTGAAGAACTAACCAATATCCGCAACGTAGAGAGACTGAAGAAGGAGTTGAGG GCCAGTTACCGCCTCATTGACAGTTTCCTGGGGGACTCGGAGCTCATTGGGGATCTGACCCAGTGTGTGGACTGCGTGGTTCCTCCAGAGGGGTCTCTTCTGCAG GAAGCCCTCGCTGGGTTCACCGAAGCGGTGGGCACGGCCTTTGGCTGCCTGGTCGTGTCGGGCCGGGTGGTGGCAGCAACAGAGAGCTGGTGGCGGCTGGGGACGCCGGAGGCTGTGTTGCTCCCCTGGCTGGTGGGGTCCCTGCCACCTCAGGCCGCTCGCGACTACCCGGTGTACCTGCCGCACGGGAGTCCCACG GTCCCGCACCGGCTTCTGACCCTGACGCTGCTGCCGGGCCTGGAGCTGTGTCTGCTCTGCGGGCCGCGCCCTCCCCTCAGCCAGCTGGATCCACAG CTTCTGGACCGCTGGTGGCAGCCAGTGCTAGACCTGCTGCGGGCCTGCGTGCCGCTGGGACCCCGAACGCTGCCCGCTGGCTTCCCCCTGCACGTGGACATCCTCGG GCTACTGCTTCTCCACCTGGAACTGAAACGTTGCCTCTTCACGGTGGAACCTTCTGGGGATCAAG AGCCTTCTCCTGAGCAGCGTCGGCGCCTCCTGCGCTCTTTCTACACCTTGGTCACCGCCACGCACTTTCCACCAG GTCAGGTGAGGGATGGCTCGCTATATCATCATTCTGAtactacagatgaagaaactgaggctcacttAGTAAGCAGCAGGGAGCCATGA